Proteins encoded by one window of bacterium:
- the coaD gene encoding pantetheine-phosphate adenylyltransferase produces MAKAVRTRAVYPGSFDPTTNGHLSLIDRGSWLFDELIVAVATAPSKNVLFTAEERLGFMKQSVAKLQNAKRIKVVGFDGLLADFVQEIKANAIIRGLRAVSDFEYEFQMALMNRKLVREVETVFLMPSLSWVYLSSSIVREVAKNGGDVTGLVPTVVKQALVRKFKSNSKRRR; encoded by the coding sequence ATGGCCAAAGCAGTACGTACACGCGCGGTTTATCCGGGTTCTTTCGACCCGACCACCAATGGACATCTTTCACTGATCGACCGGGGATCCTGGCTATTCGATGAACTGATCGTGGCAGTCGCCACCGCTCCGAGCAAAAACGTGTTGTTCACCGCCGAAGAACGACTCGGGTTCATGAAGCAGTCGGTGGCGAAACTGCAGAATGCGAAGCGGATCAAGGTGGTCGGCTTTGATGGTCTCTTGGCCGATTTTGTGCAGGAGATCAAGGCGAACGCGATCATCAGAGGGCTTCGCGCAGTCTCAGATTTTGAGTACGAGTTTCAGATGGCGCTGATGAATCGCAAATTGGTGCGCGAAGTTGAGACGGTCTTTTTGATGCCGTCGCTTTCGTGGGTTTATCTGTCATCCTCGATCGTGCGGGAAGTGGCGAAAAACGGCGGTGATGTGACGGGGCTGGTGCCGACAGTTGTCAAGCAGGCACTGGTGAGGAAGTTTAAAAGCAATTCTAAGCGTCGCCGTTGA